One part of the Paracoccus sp. MBLB3053 genome encodes these proteins:
- a CDS encoding ABC transporter ATP-binding protein: MKLDLQSKSFGTRPVLGDLVLSVSPGERLAILGPSGIGKSTLLRILAGLDTNFRGNRSGSERLAPVFQEPVLLPWRNALANVTIPTGCPPGVAREWMARVGLAGHETKFPRQLSLGQQRRLSLARAFASDPQILLMDEPFASLDAETASRMIALTADLLDRTGAGLVIVTHDPAEAEALSARSVTLSGTPARLQKD, translated from the coding sequence ATGAAGCTTGATCTGCAATCCAAGAGCTTCGGAACCAGGCCGGTCCTTGGCGACCTCGTCCTGTCGGTCTCGCCGGGCGAACGGCTGGCGATCCTTGGCCCCTCGGGCATCGGCAAGTCGACGCTGCTGCGAATCCTGGCCGGACTCGACACCAATTTCCGAGGGAACAGGAGCGGCAGCGAACGACTCGCCCCGGTCTTTCAGGAACCCGTCCTGCTGCCCTGGCGAAATGCGCTGGCCAATGTCACCATCCCGACAGGCTGCCCGCCGGGGGTCGCGCGCGAATGGATGGCTCGCGTCGGGTTGGCCGGGCATGAGACGAAATTCCCTCGTCAACTCTCGCTTGGCCAGCAGCGACGTCTGTCGCTTGCGCGCGCCTTTGCATCGGACCCCCAGATCCTGCTGATGGACGAACCATTCGCCTCGCTTGATGCCGAAACCGCCAGCCGAATGATCGCGTTGACCGCCGATCTGCTGGATCGGACCGGGGCGGGGCTCGTCATCGTCACCCACGACCCGGCCGAGGCCGAGGCGCTCAGCGCCCGTTCGGTCACCCTTTCGGGAACGCCTGCCCGCCTTCAGAAAGACTGA
- a CDS encoding ABC transporter permease encodes MPRSGLTTGLLSVLALLMVWTIASQLTDRPQTLPAPWVVASRIGQLAASGELAFNAGMTLMRVIASFALAMVAGLGLGLAMGRSRNVDNWLNPGLIILLNVPALVLIVLSYIWIGLNETAAILAVALNKIPVVTVMVREGARALRPDLDDMARSFRMSPAARLRHVVLPQLAPQIAAAARAGISLIWKIVLVVEFLGRSNGVGFKIHLLFSSFDVTGVLAWALTFVAVMLAIDLFILRPWERHANRWRRDEA; translated from the coding sequence ATGCCGCGCTCGGGCCTGACCACCGGGTTGCTTTCGGTGCTGGCGTTGCTGATGGTCTGGACGATCGCCTCGCAACTGACCGACAGGCCGCAGACCTTGCCCGCCCCCTGGGTGGTCGCTTCCCGGATCGGTCAGCTGGCCGCTTCGGGTGAGCTGGCCTTCAATGCAGGAATGACCCTGATGCGGGTCATCGCGAGCTTTGCTCTTGCGATGGTGGCCGGGCTGGGTCTTGGACTTGCGATGGGGCGCAGCCGAAACGTCGACAACTGGCTGAACCCTGGGCTGATCATCCTGCTGAACGTGCCGGCCCTTGTGCTGATCGTGCTGAGCTATATCTGGATCGGCCTCAACGAGACTGCGGCGATCCTGGCCGTCGCGCTGAACAAGATCCCGGTGGTCACGGTCATGGTGCGCGAAGGCGCCCGCGCCCTGCGCCCCGATCTTGACGACATGGCCCGGTCGTTTCGCATGTCGCCAGCCGCGCGCCTGCGCCACGTCGTTCTGCCGCAGCTTGCCCCGCAGATCGCGGCGGCCGCACGGGCGGGAATTTCCCTGATCTGGAAGATCGTCCTGGTGGTCGAGTTCCTTGGCCGCTCGAATGGGGTCGGATTCAAGATCCACCTGCTGTTTTCCAGCTTCGATGTCACCGGAGTGTTGGCCTGGGCGCTGACCTTCGTGGCCGTGATGCTGGCCATTGACCTTTTCATCCTGCGGCCATGGGAACGCCACGCCAATCGCTGGAGACGGGATGAAGCTTGA
- a CDS encoding ABC transporter substrate-binding protein, whose protein sequence is MRLTRRLILLGGAVILAGLAGRGSAATDLPVIRIGTLENGTVNWEIQTIIKQGLDTANGFRLVPLILAGNPATQVAMQGGEVDTIVSDWLWVAQQRARGTDFTFLPYSTSVGGLMVNADSQIQSLADLKGKKIGIAGGPVDKSWLILRAWSREELGEDLADVTEQVFGAPPMIQNAAETGEVDAAINFWHFQAKMQARGMRELVSVETAAKDLGLDPSTPLLGYVLRESWIADHPELASGLAHASRAAKDLLASDDAAWEEIRSYVNAADEAEFNALRAGWRAGIPPAGPVNAENAARMFATMSELGGDELTGGVSELPDGLFWAPE, encoded by the coding sequence ATGCGACTGACCCGAAGACTGATCCTGCTCGGCGGGGCGGTGATCCTTGCCGGGCTTGCTGGTCGTGGCTCGGCCGCTACGGATCTGCCCGTGATCCGCATCGGCACGCTTGAGAACGGCACCGTCAACTGGGAAATCCAGACCATCATCAAGCAGGGGCTCGACACGGCCAACGGCTTCCGGCTCGTGCCTCTGATCCTAGCAGGCAATCCCGCCACCCAGGTCGCCATGCAGGGTGGAGAGGTTGACACGATCGTTTCGGACTGGCTCTGGGTCGCCCAGCAGCGCGCACGCGGGACCGATTTCACCTTCCTGCCCTATTCGACTTCGGTAGGGGGGCTGATGGTCAATGCGGACAGCCAGATCCAGAGCCTTGCCGATCTGAAGGGCAAGAAGATCGGCATCGCCGGCGGTCCCGTCGACAAAAGCTGGCTCATCCTGCGCGCCTGGTCGCGAGAGGAGCTGGGAGAAGACCTTGCGGACGTGACCGAGCAAGTCTTCGGCGCGCCGCCCATGATCCAGAATGCCGCCGAAACCGGCGAGGTCGATGCCGCGATCAACTTCTGGCATTTCCAGGCCAAGATGCAGGCGCGCGGCATGCGCGAACTGGTTTCCGTCGAGACGGCCGCGAAGGATCTGGGGCTCGATCCTTCGACGCCGCTGCTGGGATATGTCCTGCGTGAAAGCTGGATCGCCGATCATCCGGAGCTTGCCTCGGGGCTTGCTCATGCATCGCGGGCGGCCAAGGATCTGCTGGCCAGTGACGATGCCGCCTGGGAGGAAATCCGCAGCTATGTGAACGCGGCGGATGAAGCCGAGTTCAACGCGCTCAGGGCCGGCTGGAGAGCAGGCATTCCGCCGGCCGGACCGGTCAATGCCGAGAATGCAGCCAGGATGTTCGCCACCATGTCCGAACTGGGCGGCGACGAGCTGACAGGTGGCGTTTCAGAACTGCCGGACGGGCTTTTCTGGGCGCCGGAGTAA
- a CDS encoding response regulator transcription factor gives MALAMQQMQDRSSAPRLLAERVREILIIDDHPLMCDALALTLKISFGLKNVRTARSLASAQEQIRSQGVPDAVILDLNLPDARGTEGLVALRRQMPEVPITMISADLEDAMISAAMAAGAQGYLSKSLGRESLVDSLRRMWEGEHVTPEGYEPGHAGEEDAARAALAQRFASLTPQQMKILRLICQGKANKEISYELSIAEATVKTHITAIMSKINARRRTQAVLLANSVRLFEPV, from the coding sequence ATGGCCCTAGCCATGCAACAGATGCAGGATCGAAGTTCTGCGCCCCGGCTCCTTGCGGAGCGCGTGCGCGAGATCCTGATCATAGATGACCACCCCTTGATGTGCGACGCGCTGGCGCTGACGCTCAAGATCAGCTTCGGGCTGAAGAATGTCCGAACCGCGCGCAGTCTTGCCTCTGCGCAGGAACAGATCCGAAGTCAGGGCGTTCCCGATGCCGTCATTCTTGACCTGAACCTGCCCGATGCGCGTGGCACCGAAGGGCTGGTCGCCCTTCGTCGCCAGATGCCAGAGGTTCCCATAACGATGATCTCGGCCGATCTCGAGGATGCGATGATTTCGGCGGCGATGGCGGCCGGGGCGCAGGGTTATCTTTCGAAGTCCCTGGGCCGCGAGTCGCTTGTCGACAGCTTGCGGCGCATGTGGGAAGGCGAACACGTCACCCCGGAAGGCTATGAGCCGGGCCATGCGGGCGAAGAAGACGCTGCACGCGCTGCGCTGGCGCAGCGTTTCGCCAGCCTCACGCCACAGCAGATGAAGATCCTGCGCCTGATCTGCCAAGGCAAGGCGAACAAGGAAATCAGCTACGAACTTTCCATTGCCGAAGCCACGGTCAAGACGCATATCACCGCGATCATGTCCAAGATCAACGCGCGCCGCCGCACCCAGGCCGTGCTTCTGGCCAACAGCGTGAGGCTGTTCGAACCCGTATGA